The Arachis hypogaea cultivar Tifrunner chromosome 16, arahy.Tifrunner.gnm2.J5K5, whole genome shotgun sequence genome contains a region encoding:
- the LOC112758476 gene encoding auxin response factor 9 isoform X8, with the protein MANLECNLRGPPTPTAQTGEGDEDLYTELWKLCAGPLVDVPRTGERVYYFPQGHMEQLQASTNQEVNQELSQQIPHFNLPTKILCRVVHIQLLAEQETDEVYARITLLPEPDQKEPTIPDPSPVESQRETFHSFSKILTPSDTSTHGGCSIRRMHATECLPPLPSPPSDADENSPPPSQELVAKDLHGFEWKFKHVLRGSPKRHLFTTGWSTFVTSKRLVAGDAFVFLRGEDGEMRVGIRRLARQQIPMPSSVISSQSMHLGVLATASHAVMTRTMFVVYYKPRSSQFIIGLNKYLEAVKNKFTAGMRYKMRFEVEESPERRFSGTIVGVGDVSPGWSNSQWRSLKVHWDEPATFPRPERVSAWEIEPFVVSTALAKRPRHADHTSSSELGGAEVQCKENQVVWSLRQKETNGNPMNSHSSSSRVRMEGIWSNSPHASVPPNPPNNNAAAKQGLSPISSKPNDDGLTHDKVEVDARKKTENPTKIFLFGVNLTNNFRSNVSHPEKEQACSAIVPVGPKESTPITITASATQNAQNSNYSVSDKEQQNQISSDVLPAEKPNKLASLPSMRTRTKVQMQGVAVGRAVDLTMLNGYDELTIELEKLFHIEGELRSQNKWAVTFTDDENDMMLVGDDPWPEFCNIVKRIYIYSREDVKKMKYKLSVPSLDCEETLLSKEET; encoded by the exons ATGGCGAATCTGGAGTGCAATCTGAGGGGACCTCCCACTCCTACAGCTCAAACAG GTGAGGGAGATGAAGATCTCTACACAGAGCTATGGAAGCTGTGTGCAGGGCCTCTCGTCGATGTTCCCCGCACTGGGGAGAGAGTCTACTACTTCCCTCAGGGTCACATGGAACAA TTGCAAGCATCAACGAATCAGGAGGTGAACCAAGAACTGAGTCAGCAAATCCCTCATTTCAATCTCCCAACCAAGATTCTCTGCCGTGTTGTTCACATTCAGTTGCTG GCGGAACAGGAAACTGATGAAGTTTATGCCCGTATCACTTTGCTTCCAGAACCAGAT CAAAAAGAGCCTACAATCCCTGATCCAAGTCCCGTGGAATCTCAAAGAGAAACGTTTCACTCTTTTAGCAAGATATTAACTCCCTCTGATACTAGCACACATGGAGGATGTTCAATTCGGCGTATGCATGCCACAGAGTGCCTACCTCCATTGCCATCACCTCCATCG GACGCGGATGAAAATTCCCCACCACCATCCCAGGAGTTGGTGGCGAAGGATCTTCATGGGTTCGAGTGGAAGTTTAAGCATGTATTAAGAG GTTCACCAAAGAGGCACTTGTTCACAACTGGCTGGAGTACCTTTGTCACTTCCAAAAGACTGGTTGCTGGAGATGCTTTTGTGTTTTTAAG GGGAGAAGATGGGGAAATGAGAGTTGGGATTAGGCGACTTGCGCGGCAGCAGATCCCAATGCCTTCGTCCGTGATATCAAGCCAGAGTATGCATCTTGGAGTGCTTGCCACTGCTTCCCATGCTGTTATGACTCGCACCATGTTTGTGGTTTATTATAAACCAAG GAGTAGCCAGTTTATTATTGGCCTTAACAAATATCTGGAAGCagtcaaaaataaatttactgCTGGAATGCGTTACAAGATGAGGTTTGAAGTGGAAGAATCACCTGAGAGAAG ATTTTCTGGTACTATTGTTGGGGTTGGGGATGTATCGCCAGGATGGTCAAACTCTCAATGGCGTTCCTTGAAG GTTCATTGGGATGAGCCGGCAACGTTTCCGAGACCAGAGAGGGTTTCTGCTTGGGAGATAGAGCCTTTTGTTGTCTCTACTGCGTTGGCCAAAAGGCCCAGGCATGCTGATCATACTTCATCGTCTG AATTAGGTGGTGCTGAAGTCCAATGCAAGGAAAACCAGGTTGTATGGTCCTTGAGGCAGAAAGAAACCAATGGCAATCCCATGAATAGCCACTCCAGTAGCTCTCGGGTTCGTATGGAAGGAATATGGTCTAATTCACCACATGCGAGTGTCCCACCAAACCCCCCAAACAACAATGCTGCTGCAAAACAAGGCCTTTCACCTATTTCATCCAAACCAAATGATGATGGTTTGACTCATGATAAAGTTGAAGTAGATGCTAGAAAGAAGACTGAGAATCCCACAAAGATCTTTTTATTTGGAGTTAATTTGACTAACAACTTCCGTAGTAATGTGTCCCATCCGGAGAAAGAACAGGCTTGCTCTGCCATTGTTCCCGTTGGTCCCAAAGAATCTACTCCCATTACCATTACTGCATCAGCCACTCAGAATGCTCAGAATTCCAACTATTCAGTGTCCGATAAGGAGCAACAGAACCAAATTTCTTCTGATGTATTGCCAGCAGAGAAGCCTAACAAGCTGGCATCCTTACCATCCATGAGGACTCGAACTAAG GTTCAAATGCAAGGTGTAGCTGTAGGGAGAGCTGTGGACCTAACCATGTtgaatggctatgacgagcttacAATTGAGCTTGAGAAACTGTTTCATATTGAGGGAGAACTCAGATCACAAAACAAATGGGCAGTTACTTTTACTGATGATGAAAATGACATGATGCTTGTTGGTGATGATCCATGGCC GGAGTTCTGCAACATTGTGAAACGGATTTACATTTATTCAAGGGAGGATGTGAAGAAGATGAAGTATAAACTCTCCGTGCCTTCGTTGGACTGCGAAGAGACTTTGTTGTCGAAAGAAGAGACTTAA
- the LOC112758476 gene encoding auxin response factor 9 isoform X5, translated as MANLECNLRGPPTPTAQTVWIGEGDEDLYTELWKLCAGPLVDVPRTGERVYYFPQGHMEQLQASTNQEVNQELSQQIPHFNLPTKILCRVVHIQLLAEQETDEVYARITLLPEPDQKEPTIPDPSPVESQRETFHSFSKILTPSDTSTHGGCSIRRMHATECLPPLPSPPSDADENSPPPSQELVAKDLHGFEWKFKHVLRGKGDKGGKGGKGGSPKRHLFTTGWSTFVTSKRLVAGDAFVFLRGEDGEMRVGIRRLARQQIPMPSSVISSQSMHLGVLATASHAVMTRTMFVVYYKPRSSQFIIGLNKYLEAVKNKFTAGMRYKMRFEVEESPERRFSGTIVGVGDVSPGWSNSQWRSLKVHWDEPATFPRPERVSAWEIEPFVVSTALAKRPRHADHTSSSELGGAEVQCKENQVVWSLRQKETNGNPMNSHSSSSRVRMEGIWSNSPHASVPPNPPNNNAAAKQGLSPISSKPNDDGLTHDKVEVDARKKTENPTKIFLFGVNLTNNFRSNVSHPEKEQACSAIVPVGPKESTPITITASATQNAQNSNYSVSDKEQQNQISSDVLPAEKPNKLASLPSMRTRTKVQMQGVAVGRAVDLTMLNGYDELTIELEKLFHIEGELRSQNKWAVTFTDDENDMMLVGDDPWPEFCNIVKRIYIYSREDVKKMKYKLSVPSLDCEETLLSKEET; from the exons ATGGCGAATCTGGAGTGCAATCTGAGGGGACCTCCCACTCCTACAGCTCAAACAG TTTGGATAGGTGAGGGAGATGAAGATCTCTACACAGAGCTATGGAAGCTGTGTGCAGGGCCTCTCGTCGATGTTCCCCGCACTGGGGAGAGAGTCTACTACTTCCCTCAGGGTCACATGGAACAA TTGCAAGCATCAACGAATCAGGAGGTGAACCAAGAACTGAGTCAGCAAATCCCTCATTTCAATCTCCCAACCAAGATTCTCTGCCGTGTTGTTCACATTCAGTTGCTG GCGGAACAGGAAACTGATGAAGTTTATGCCCGTATCACTTTGCTTCCAGAACCAGAT CAAAAAGAGCCTACAATCCCTGATCCAAGTCCCGTGGAATCTCAAAGAGAAACGTTTCACTCTTTTAGCAAGATATTAACTCCCTCTGATACTAGCACACATGGAGGATGTTCAATTCGGCGTATGCATGCCACAGAGTGCCTACCTCCATTGCCATCACCTCCATCG GACGCGGATGAAAATTCCCCACCACCATCCCAGGAGTTGGTGGCGAAGGATCTTCATGGGTTCGAGTGGAAGTTTAAGCATGTATTAAGAGGTAAAGGAGATAAAGGAGGTAAAGGGGGTAAAGGAG GTTCACCAAAGAGGCACTTGTTCACAACTGGCTGGAGTACCTTTGTCACTTCCAAAAGACTGGTTGCTGGAGATGCTTTTGTGTTTTTAAG GGGAGAAGATGGGGAAATGAGAGTTGGGATTAGGCGACTTGCGCGGCAGCAGATCCCAATGCCTTCGTCCGTGATATCAAGCCAGAGTATGCATCTTGGAGTGCTTGCCACTGCTTCCCATGCTGTTATGACTCGCACCATGTTTGTGGTTTATTATAAACCAAG GAGTAGCCAGTTTATTATTGGCCTTAACAAATATCTGGAAGCagtcaaaaataaatttactgCTGGAATGCGTTACAAGATGAGGTTTGAAGTGGAAGAATCACCTGAGAGAAG ATTTTCTGGTACTATTGTTGGGGTTGGGGATGTATCGCCAGGATGGTCAAACTCTCAATGGCGTTCCTTGAAG GTTCATTGGGATGAGCCGGCAACGTTTCCGAGACCAGAGAGGGTTTCTGCTTGGGAGATAGAGCCTTTTGTTGTCTCTACTGCGTTGGCCAAAAGGCCCAGGCATGCTGATCATACTTCATCGTCTG AATTAGGTGGTGCTGAAGTCCAATGCAAGGAAAACCAGGTTGTATGGTCCTTGAGGCAGAAAGAAACCAATGGCAATCCCATGAATAGCCACTCCAGTAGCTCTCGGGTTCGTATGGAAGGAATATGGTCTAATTCACCACATGCGAGTGTCCCACCAAACCCCCCAAACAACAATGCTGCTGCAAAACAAGGCCTTTCACCTATTTCATCCAAACCAAATGATGATGGTTTGACTCATGATAAAGTTGAAGTAGATGCTAGAAAGAAGACTGAGAATCCCACAAAGATCTTTTTATTTGGAGTTAATTTGACTAACAACTTCCGTAGTAATGTGTCCCATCCGGAGAAAGAACAGGCTTGCTCTGCCATTGTTCCCGTTGGTCCCAAAGAATCTACTCCCATTACCATTACTGCATCAGCCACTCAGAATGCTCAGAATTCCAACTATTCAGTGTCCGATAAGGAGCAACAGAACCAAATTTCTTCTGATGTATTGCCAGCAGAGAAGCCTAACAAGCTGGCATCCTTACCATCCATGAGGACTCGAACTAAG GTTCAAATGCAAGGTGTAGCTGTAGGGAGAGCTGTGGACCTAACCATGTtgaatggctatgacgagcttacAATTGAGCTTGAGAAACTGTTTCATATTGAGGGAGAACTCAGATCACAAAACAAATGGGCAGTTACTTTTACTGATGATGAAAATGACATGATGCTTGTTGGTGATGATCCATGGCC GGAGTTCTGCAACATTGTGAAACGGATTTACATTTATTCAAGGGAGGATGTGAAGAAGATGAAGTATAAACTCTCCGTGCCTTCGTTGGACTGCGAAGAGACTTTGTTGTCGAAAGAAGAGACTTAA
- the LOC112758476 gene encoding auxin response factor 9 isoform X6 yields MANLECNLRGPPTPTAQTGEGDEDLYTELWKLCAGPLVDVPRTGERVYYFPQGHMEQLQASTNQEVNQELSQQIPHFNLPTKILCRVVHIQLLAEQETDEVYARITLLPEPDQKEPTIPDPSPVESQRETFHSFSKILTPSDTSTHGGCSIRRMHATECLPPLPSPPSDADENSPPPSQELVAKDLHGFEWKFKHVLRGKGDKGGKGGKGGSPKRHLFTTGWSTFVTSKRLVAGDAFVFLRGEDGEMRVGIRRLARQQIPMPSSVISSQSMHLGVLATASHAVMTRTMFVVYYKPRSSQFIIGLNKYLEAVKNKFTAGMRYKMRFEVEESPERRFSGTIVGVGDVSPGWSNSQWRSLKVHWDEPATFPRPERVSAWEIEPFVVSTALAKRPRHADHTSSSELGGAEVQCKENQVVWSLRQKETNGNPMNSHSSSSRVRMEGIWSNSPHASVPPNPPNNNAAAKQGLSPISSKPNDDGLTHDKVEVDARKKTENPTKIFLFGVNLTNNFRSNVSHPEKEQACSAIVPVGPKESTPITITASATQNAQNSNYSVSDKEQQNQISSDVLPAEKPNKLASLPSMRTRTKVQMQGVAVGRAVDLTMLNGYDELTIELEKLFHIEGELRSQNKWAVTFTDDENDMMLVGDDPWPEFCNIVKRIYIYSREDVKKMKYKLSVPSLDCEETLLSKEET; encoded by the exons ATGGCGAATCTGGAGTGCAATCTGAGGGGACCTCCCACTCCTACAGCTCAAACAG GTGAGGGAGATGAAGATCTCTACACAGAGCTATGGAAGCTGTGTGCAGGGCCTCTCGTCGATGTTCCCCGCACTGGGGAGAGAGTCTACTACTTCCCTCAGGGTCACATGGAACAA TTGCAAGCATCAACGAATCAGGAGGTGAACCAAGAACTGAGTCAGCAAATCCCTCATTTCAATCTCCCAACCAAGATTCTCTGCCGTGTTGTTCACATTCAGTTGCTG GCGGAACAGGAAACTGATGAAGTTTATGCCCGTATCACTTTGCTTCCAGAACCAGAT CAAAAAGAGCCTACAATCCCTGATCCAAGTCCCGTGGAATCTCAAAGAGAAACGTTTCACTCTTTTAGCAAGATATTAACTCCCTCTGATACTAGCACACATGGAGGATGTTCAATTCGGCGTATGCATGCCACAGAGTGCCTACCTCCATTGCCATCACCTCCATCG GACGCGGATGAAAATTCCCCACCACCATCCCAGGAGTTGGTGGCGAAGGATCTTCATGGGTTCGAGTGGAAGTTTAAGCATGTATTAAGAGGTAAAGGAGATAAAGGAGGTAAAGGGGGTAAAGGAG GTTCACCAAAGAGGCACTTGTTCACAACTGGCTGGAGTACCTTTGTCACTTCCAAAAGACTGGTTGCTGGAGATGCTTTTGTGTTTTTAAG GGGAGAAGATGGGGAAATGAGAGTTGGGATTAGGCGACTTGCGCGGCAGCAGATCCCAATGCCTTCGTCCGTGATATCAAGCCAGAGTATGCATCTTGGAGTGCTTGCCACTGCTTCCCATGCTGTTATGACTCGCACCATGTTTGTGGTTTATTATAAACCAAG GAGTAGCCAGTTTATTATTGGCCTTAACAAATATCTGGAAGCagtcaaaaataaatttactgCTGGAATGCGTTACAAGATGAGGTTTGAAGTGGAAGAATCACCTGAGAGAAG ATTTTCTGGTACTATTGTTGGGGTTGGGGATGTATCGCCAGGATGGTCAAACTCTCAATGGCGTTCCTTGAAG GTTCATTGGGATGAGCCGGCAACGTTTCCGAGACCAGAGAGGGTTTCTGCTTGGGAGATAGAGCCTTTTGTTGTCTCTACTGCGTTGGCCAAAAGGCCCAGGCATGCTGATCATACTTCATCGTCTG AATTAGGTGGTGCTGAAGTCCAATGCAAGGAAAACCAGGTTGTATGGTCCTTGAGGCAGAAAGAAACCAATGGCAATCCCATGAATAGCCACTCCAGTAGCTCTCGGGTTCGTATGGAAGGAATATGGTCTAATTCACCACATGCGAGTGTCCCACCAAACCCCCCAAACAACAATGCTGCTGCAAAACAAGGCCTTTCACCTATTTCATCCAAACCAAATGATGATGGTTTGACTCATGATAAAGTTGAAGTAGATGCTAGAAAGAAGACTGAGAATCCCACAAAGATCTTTTTATTTGGAGTTAATTTGACTAACAACTTCCGTAGTAATGTGTCCCATCCGGAGAAAGAACAGGCTTGCTCTGCCATTGTTCCCGTTGGTCCCAAAGAATCTACTCCCATTACCATTACTGCATCAGCCACTCAGAATGCTCAGAATTCCAACTATTCAGTGTCCGATAAGGAGCAACAGAACCAAATTTCTTCTGATGTATTGCCAGCAGAGAAGCCTAACAAGCTGGCATCCTTACCATCCATGAGGACTCGAACTAAG GTTCAAATGCAAGGTGTAGCTGTAGGGAGAGCTGTGGACCTAACCATGTtgaatggctatgacgagcttacAATTGAGCTTGAGAAACTGTTTCATATTGAGGGAGAACTCAGATCACAAAACAAATGGGCAGTTACTTTTACTGATGATGAAAATGACATGATGCTTGTTGGTGATGATCCATGGCC GGAGTTCTGCAACATTGTGAAACGGATTTACATTTATTCAAGGGAGGATGTGAAGAAGATGAAGTATAAACTCTCCGTGCCTTCGTTGGACTGCGAAGAGACTTTGTTGTCGAAAGAAGAGACTTAA
- the LOC112758476 gene encoding auxin response factor 9 isoform X4 has translation MANLECNLRGPPTPTAQTGEGDEDLYTELWKLCAGPLVDVPRTGERVYYFPQGHMEQLQASTNQEVNQELSQQIPHFNLPTKILCRVVHIQLLAEQETDEVYARITLLPEPDQKEPTIPDPSPVESQRETFHSFSKILTPSDTSTHGGCSIRRMHATECLPPLPSPPSDADENSPPPSQELVAKDLHGFEWKFKHVLRGSPKRHLFTTGWSTFVTSKRLVAGDAFVFLRGEDGEMRVGIRRLARQQIPMPSSVISSQSMHLGVLATASHAVMTRTMFVVYYKPRSSQFIIGLNKYLEAVKNKFTAGMRYKMRFEVEESPERRFSGTIVGVGDVSPGWSNSQWRSLKVHWDEPATFPRPERVSAWEIEPFVVSTALAKRPRHADHTSSSEIASNTPASAFWFHGSSMSHDPAELGGAEVQCKENQVVWSLRQKETNGNPMNSHSSSSRVRMEGIWSNSPHASVPPNPPNNNAAAKQGLSPISSKPNDDGLTHDKVEVDARKKTENPTKIFLFGVNLTNNFRSNVSHPEKEQACSAIVPVGPKESTPITITASATQNAQNSNYSVSDKEQQNQISSDVLPAEKPNKLASLPSMRTRTKVQMQGVAVGRAVDLTMLNGYDELTIELEKLFHIEGELRSQNKWAVTFTDDENDMMLVGDDPWPEFCNIVKRIYIYSREDVKKMKYKLSVPSLDCEETLLSKEET, from the exons ATGGCGAATCTGGAGTGCAATCTGAGGGGACCTCCCACTCCTACAGCTCAAACAG GTGAGGGAGATGAAGATCTCTACACAGAGCTATGGAAGCTGTGTGCAGGGCCTCTCGTCGATGTTCCCCGCACTGGGGAGAGAGTCTACTACTTCCCTCAGGGTCACATGGAACAA TTGCAAGCATCAACGAATCAGGAGGTGAACCAAGAACTGAGTCAGCAAATCCCTCATTTCAATCTCCCAACCAAGATTCTCTGCCGTGTTGTTCACATTCAGTTGCTG GCGGAACAGGAAACTGATGAAGTTTATGCCCGTATCACTTTGCTTCCAGAACCAGAT CAAAAAGAGCCTACAATCCCTGATCCAAGTCCCGTGGAATCTCAAAGAGAAACGTTTCACTCTTTTAGCAAGATATTAACTCCCTCTGATACTAGCACACATGGAGGATGTTCAATTCGGCGTATGCATGCCACAGAGTGCCTACCTCCATTGCCATCACCTCCATCG GACGCGGATGAAAATTCCCCACCACCATCCCAGGAGTTGGTGGCGAAGGATCTTCATGGGTTCGAGTGGAAGTTTAAGCATGTATTAAGAG GTTCACCAAAGAGGCACTTGTTCACAACTGGCTGGAGTACCTTTGTCACTTCCAAAAGACTGGTTGCTGGAGATGCTTTTGTGTTTTTAAG GGGAGAAGATGGGGAAATGAGAGTTGGGATTAGGCGACTTGCGCGGCAGCAGATCCCAATGCCTTCGTCCGTGATATCAAGCCAGAGTATGCATCTTGGAGTGCTTGCCACTGCTTCCCATGCTGTTATGACTCGCACCATGTTTGTGGTTTATTATAAACCAAG GAGTAGCCAGTTTATTATTGGCCTTAACAAATATCTGGAAGCagtcaaaaataaatttactgCTGGAATGCGTTACAAGATGAGGTTTGAAGTGGAAGAATCACCTGAGAGAAG ATTTTCTGGTACTATTGTTGGGGTTGGGGATGTATCGCCAGGATGGTCAAACTCTCAATGGCGTTCCTTGAAG GTTCATTGGGATGAGCCGGCAACGTTTCCGAGACCAGAGAGGGTTTCTGCTTGGGAGATAGAGCCTTTTGTTGTCTCTACTGCGTTGGCCAAAAGGCCCAGGCATGCTGATCATACTTCATCGTCTG AAATTGCTTCCAACACTCCTGCTTCTGCTTTTTGGTTTCATGGATCATCCATGTCCCATGATCCTGCAGAATTAGGTGGTGCTGAAGTCCAATGCAAGGAAAACCAGGTTGTATGGTCCTTGAGGCAGAAAGAAACCAATGGCAATCCCATGAATAGCCACTCCAGTAGCTCTCGGGTTCGTATGGAAGGAATATGGTCTAATTCACCACATGCGAGTGTCCCACCAAACCCCCCAAACAACAATGCTGCTGCAAAACAAGGCCTTTCACCTATTTCATCCAAACCAAATGATGATGGTTTGACTCATGATAAAGTTGAAGTAGATGCTAGAAAGAAGACTGAGAATCCCACAAAGATCTTTTTATTTGGAGTTAATTTGACTAACAACTTCCGTAGTAATGTGTCCCATCCGGAGAAAGAACAGGCTTGCTCTGCCATTGTTCCCGTTGGTCCCAAAGAATCTACTCCCATTACCATTACTGCATCAGCCACTCAGAATGCTCAGAATTCCAACTATTCAGTGTCCGATAAGGAGCAACAGAACCAAATTTCTTCTGATGTATTGCCAGCAGAGAAGCCTAACAAGCTGGCATCCTTACCATCCATGAGGACTCGAACTAAG GTTCAAATGCAAGGTGTAGCTGTAGGGAGAGCTGTGGACCTAACCATGTtgaatggctatgacgagcttacAATTGAGCTTGAGAAACTGTTTCATATTGAGGGAGAACTCAGATCACAAAACAAATGGGCAGTTACTTTTACTGATGATGAAAATGACATGATGCTTGTTGGTGATGATCCATGGCC GGAGTTCTGCAACATTGTGAAACGGATTTACATTTATTCAAGGGAGGATGTGAAGAAGATGAAGTATAAACTCTCCGTGCCTTCGTTGGACTGCGAAGAGACTTTGTTGTCGAAAGAAGAGACTTAA
- the LOC112758476 gene encoding auxin response factor 9 isoform X2 has translation MANLECNLRGPPTPTAQTGEGDEDLYTELWKLCAGPLVDVPRTGERVYYFPQGHMEQLQASTNQEVNQELSQQIPHFNLPTKILCRVVHIQLLAEQETDEVYARITLLPEPDQKEPTIPDPSPVESQRETFHSFSKILTPSDTSTHGGCSIRRMHATECLPPLPSPPSDADENSPPPSQELVAKDLHGFEWKFKHVLRGKGDKGGKGGKGGSPKRHLFTTGWSTFVTSKRLVAGDAFVFLRGEDGEMRVGIRRLARQQIPMPSSVISSQSMHLGVLATASHAVMTRTMFVVYYKPRSSQFIIGLNKYLEAVKNKFTAGMRYKMRFEVEESPERRFSGTIVGVGDVSPGWSNSQWRSLKVHWDEPATFPRPERVSAWEIEPFVVSTALAKRPRHADHTSSSEIASNTPASAFWFHGSSMSHDPAELGGAEVQCKENQVVWSLRQKETNGNPMNSHSSSSRVRMEGIWSNSPHASVPPNPPNNNAAAKQGLSPISSKPNDDGLTHDKVEVDARKKTENPTKIFLFGVNLTNNFRSNVSHPEKEQACSAIVPVGPKESTPITITASATQNAQNSNYSVSDKEQQNQISSDVLPAEKPNKLASLPSMRTRTKVQMQGVAVGRAVDLTMLNGYDELTIELEKLFHIEGELRSQNKWAVTFTDDENDMMLVGDDPWPEFCNIVKRIYIYSREDVKKMKYKLSVPSLDCEETLLSKEET, from the exons ATGGCGAATCTGGAGTGCAATCTGAGGGGACCTCCCACTCCTACAGCTCAAACAG GTGAGGGAGATGAAGATCTCTACACAGAGCTATGGAAGCTGTGTGCAGGGCCTCTCGTCGATGTTCCCCGCACTGGGGAGAGAGTCTACTACTTCCCTCAGGGTCACATGGAACAA TTGCAAGCATCAACGAATCAGGAGGTGAACCAAGAACTGAGTCAGCAAATCCCTCATTTCAATCTCCCAACCAAGATTCTCTGCCGTGTTGTTCACATTCAGTTGCTG GCGGAACAGGAAACTGATGAAGTTTATGCCCGTATCACTTTGCTTCCAGAACCAGAT CAAAAAGAGCCTACAATCCCTGATCCAAGTCCCGTGGAATCTCAAAGAGAAACGTTTCACTCTTTTAGCAAGATATTAACTCCCTCTGATACTAGCACACATGGAGGATGTTCAATTCGGCGTATGCATGCCACAGAGTGCCTACCTCCATTGCCATCACCTCCATCG GACGCGGATGAAAATTCCCCACCACCATCCCAGGAGTTGGTGGCGAAGGATCTTCATGGGTTCGAGTGGAAGTTTAAGCATGTATTAAGAGGTAAAGGAGATAAAGGAGGTAAAGGGGGTAAAGGAG GTTCACCAAAGAGGCACTTGTTCACAACTGGCTGGAGTACCTTTGTCACTTCCAAAAGACTGGTTGCTGGAGATGCTTTTGTGTTTTTAAG GGGAGAAGATGGGGAAATGAGAGTTGGGATTAGGCGACTTGCGCGGCAGCAGATCCCAATGCCTTCGTCCGTGATATCAAGCCAGAGTATGCATCTTGGAGTGCTTGCCACTGCTTCCCATGCTGTTATGACTCGCACCATGTTTGTGGTTTATTATAAACCAAG GAGTAGCCAGTTTATTATTGGCCTTAACAAATATCTGGAAGCagtcaaaaataaatttactgCTGGAATGCGTTACAAGATGAGGTTTGAAGTGGAAGAATCACCTGAGAGAAG ATTTTCTGGTACTATTGTTGGGGTTGGGGATGTATCGCCAGGATGGTCAAACTCTCAATGGCGTTCCTTGAAG GTTCATTGGGATGAGCCGGCAACGTTTCCGAGACCAGAGAGGGTTTCTGCTTGGGAGATAGAGCCTTTTGTTGTCTCTACTGCGTTGGCCAAAAGGCCCAGGCATGCTGATCATACTTCATCGTCTG AAATTGCTTCCAACACTCCTGCTTCTGCTTTTTGGTTTCATGGATCATCCATGTCCCATGATCCTGCAGAATTAGGTGGTGCTGAAGTCCAATGCAAGGAAAACCAGGTTGTATGGTCCTTGAGGCAGAAAGAAACCAATGGCAATCCCATGAATAGCCACTCCAGTAGCTCTCGGGTTCGTATGGAAGGAATATGGTCTAATTCACCACATGCGAGTGTCCCACCAAACCCCCCAAACAACAATGCTGCTGCAAAACAAGGCCTTTCACCTATTTCATCCAAACCAAATGATGATGGTTTGACTCATGATAAAGTTGAAGTAGATGCTAGAAAGAAGACTGAGAATCCCACAAAGATCTTTTTATTTGGAGTTAATTTGACTAACAACTTCCGTAGTAATGTGTCCCATCCGGAGAAAGAACAGGCTTGCTCTGCCATTGTTCCCGTTGGTCCCAAAGAATCTACTCCCATTACCATTACTGCATCAGCCACTCAGAATGCTCAGAATTCCAACTATTCAGTGTCCGATAAGGAGCAACAGAACCAAATTTCTTCTGATGTATTGCCAGCAGAGAAGCCTAACAAGCTGGCATCCTTACCATCCATGAGGACTCGAACTAAG GTTCAAATGCAAGGTGTAGCTGTAGGGAGAGCTGTGGACCTAACCATGTtgaatggctatgacgagcttacAATTGAGCTTGAGAAACTGTTTCATATTGAGGGAGAACTCAGATCACAAAACAAATGGGCAGTTACTTTTACTGATGATGAAAATGACATGATGCTTGTTGGTGATGATCCATGGCC GGAGTTCTGCAACATTGTGAAACGGATTTACATTTATTCAAGGGAGGATGTGAAGAAGATGAAGTATAAACTCTCCGTGCCTTCGTTGGACTGCGAAGAGACTTTGTTGTCGAAAGAAGAGACTTAA